The genomic region aaaattgaaataccCAAAGACGAATTGCAGAGacgaaaagaaaatgaaatcaAGCACATACCAttcatagaaaaaattagaacAACTAACGACTCTAATCAGTTAGATCAAACAAACTCATATCTCTATATAAATGAGCAACTAAAGAATAAGAAAGAAGCAGATAGCAACACATGTGAATATACTCATCAATTACATTTGAAGAAGCCAATTTATTTGTCCGAGGGTAAGGAAAACAAAACGGAAAGGGAAATTCTGAAAAGAGACAGTAGTATTTTAAAGGGATATAGAAACAATTTGAAGGGAAATGGAAACGATCTAAAAAGAGATGAAGAAAATTTGGAAAGTTATAACACCATTTTGAATGACAAAAAATGTTCTCATCCTCTTGAAGAGAAGAAGGAAcatattgaaaaattaatagaaaatataaaacaaaacgtAACAAGAAAATCGTCCAAATTATTATcgctttataaaaatttgaatgGCAATATGTTCTCTAAAAATTgttatgataaaattaatgaacaGGTTAGAGGCGATACTATAGATGATTCTAGCAAAATTAATAACTTGAAAATAGTACAAATTGGTTACTTAGATAAAGTAAAAAGATTCGAAGCTACAATGGattattataatgataaaaacgTGGAGAGCAAATTCCATGGACTAAAAGAAATGAAGGGTCTTACGATCAAACAATTTGAAGAGCCAAAAGAAGAAGAGGTGGATAAGGCGAAAGAGTTTTACAGCCACAACTCTTTTTATCAAGTTAATGTAAAGGGAATGTGCATAAAGGAGGGAAAAGTGGAAGAAGCAGGAGGCGATGAAGAGGAAGTGGTGGATGATAAGGAAAATCATGAAAATTCCTCGTCAGATAAATTACGTTGTGGTTCCTTTGCAAGGGAAAATAGTAAACGAAAGGAAATGAATGAAcgtgataataaaaataatattaattacaataatagcagtaataataataaatattacaaaagtTATAGCAGTGGTAATCGTAATAAATACTACAAAAGTTGTAGCAGTGGTAATCGTAATAAATACTACAAAAGTTGTAGCAGTGGTAGTTGTAATAAATACTACAAAAGTTGTAGCAGTGGTAATAGTAACTATAGCAATGCTACGACGACACAACCGAACAGCGATTTACGAAGCAGCAAGAGAAGCAGCAGAAGTAGCAGAAATGATATGAACATGGAAGAAAATGAAACGATCTGTTCCTTTTCatctatttttaaagataaaaaaaaaacaagtagTGTACTTGAAGAACTATTAACTAAGGATATAGATTCAGAAAAATCCAATCTAACAAATTTTTCTTCAATTGATAGTGATGTCTTTGATAGTGACACGGTTGAGATGAGTGGTGATTCCATTAGGGAGAGGAAAGACAAGCAAGGGTGCTGGCTCTACGACGATGGACGGGAAGAAGTGGGGGGAAAAGTAGAAGTAAAGGAAATGGAGGAAGAGgaggaagaagaggaaaaGGAAGTAAAGGAAGATGTagaagaaaaggaagaagaggaggaagaggaagaggaagaaggggaggaagagaaaaaagaagtaaaggAAGATGTagaagaaaaggaagaagagGAGGAAGAGGAAGTAAAGGAAGTAAAGGAAGATGTagaagaaaaggaagaagaggaggaagaggaagaggaagaaggggaggaagagaaaaaagaagtaaaggAAGATGTagaagaaaaggaagaagagGAGGAAGAGGAAGAGGAAGAGGAAGAGGAAGTAAAGGAAGAAATAGAAGTAGAGGCAGAAGAAGAGATAAAGGAAGAAATAGAAGTagaggaagaagaggaagaagaggaagaagagaaaaaagaagtaaaggAAGACGTagaagaaaaggaagaagaggaagaggaggaagaggaagaggaagaagaggaggaagagaaaaaagaagtaaaggAAGATGTagaagaaaaggaagaagaggaggaagaggaggaagaggaagaggaatgcgaagaagaagaagaagagaaaaaCCTTCAACATAATAAGTGCCACGATATACACCCGCGTATTATTAAACAATTAACAGAGCAAATCACAAGAAGAAATATGCACAATGATAACAACACAAGGTTTAATTGGAAAAACGAAATTTCAAGCAAAAAACGTAACATGACTTTCAAGAAAAACgaagttataaaaaaagtattccCCAATTATAATTCACTTAGCAGGAATGAtaaggaaaatgaaaaagaagataaGAAAGAGCACGAAGAGATGAATAAAAAGAGGGAAAATGAGCGGAGCAGTTATGTGAAACGTGGAATTTTTGTCAGGAAATGGGGGGGAAAAATGGATTCAACCGTTGTGAAAGAAACGAACAGCGTGAAGGTAGCAAACAATATAAAAGAGACATACAATTTGATGGGAACGCATAACGTAAAGGTTCCACAGAgtataaaagaaatgtatAACACAAGAGCATTACGATATGTAAAAGAAGCACATGGTTTAAAGAGAGAACATAATATAAAGGCAGCATCCAATATGATGGAAACACATAAGGTAAAGGTATCACACATCATAAAGGAAGTACCCAGTATAAAGGAAGCATACAATGTAAGAGAAGCGCATAATATGAAAGAAGCGCATAATGTGAAAGAAGCGCATAATGTGAAAGAAGCGCATAATGTGAAAGAAGCGCATAATATGAAAGAAGCGCTTAATATGAAAGAAGCGCATAATATGAAAGAAGCGAATAATATGAAAGAAGCGCTTAATATGAAAGAAGCGCATAATATGAAAGAAGCGCATAATGTGAAAGAAGCGCATAATGTGAAAGAAGCACATAATGTGAAAGAAGCGCATAATGTGAGAGAAGCGCATAATGTGAAAGAAGCGCATAATGTGAAAGAAGCGCATAATGTGAGAGAAACACAAAACGTAAAGGGAATGCACACCATAAAGGAATCGTATGATATGAAGGAGACAAATAATGTGAAGTCAGTACAAAACATAAAGGCAATACACAATATGAAGGATGCAAATAATATAAGGGATGAATACAATATGAAGGAAAAACGCAATGTAACGGAGGTACCCACTTCGAAAGAAGTACATAACGTAAAGGAAACACACAATGTAAAGGAAGTATATAATGTGAAGAGAGTACACAACGTAAAGGAATTGTACGATGTGAAAGAACCCACTGAGAAGTATAAACATAAGGTAAAAATCGCACACAGCATAAAGACATCATATAATGAGAAAGAAACATTTGGTGTAAAGAAAACGCAAACTTTGAAGGAAGTACACAGTGTAAAAGAACTGCAAAATGTAAAAGAAGCGAACAACGTGAAAGAAGCACATAATATGAAGAAAGAACAAAGTATAAAGGCAGTGTATAATATGAAGGAAATACACAATACAAAGGAAGCACATCCTATGAAAGGGGAACTAAAGGTGAAGGAAGCATACATCGTAAAGGCAGCACAAAGCATAAAGGAAGCATATGATATGAAGGAAGCACATACTATTAAAGCAAAACACAGCAAAAAGGAGGCATATGGCATGAAAGGAACATATCATATGAAACCAAAACACAGCAAAAAGGAGGCATATGACATGAAAGGAACATATGATATGAAGGAAGCACACAATTCGAAGGAGGCATATAAAGTGAAGGAATCGTACTATGCGAAGGAGACAACTAATGTAAAGGCAGCATACTGCTTTAAGGGAAAACATAATGAGAAAGTAGCACACAAAAATGAATACAGAGAATACGTATCAAACTGTAGTAatgttaaaagaaaagagatAGAAACGcttatgaatttattaaaaattaatctatataaaaatgaaagtggaaagaaaaaatttcttgaaaataataaggtTAATGACTCAGATGGTTATAATTCAAGACATAggaaattacaaaattattattcacCATCTGTTAAATCTGAATCTACAGATGTAACTGAAAGGgggaaaaataaacataacaTTATAACTCATAAAATTTACGGAaaagattatttttataatgatttttctaatatacataatgttGATGAATTAGGTATTACAAGggaaattaatatatacgcTTATCCTGTccatatacaaaataataatgaagcaaaaaatgtatacattgAAAGTTTGAACTGTCGAGATACATCAACTAACGAAAGTAAGTTAGCAAACGGTGGAAAAGGAAACCCGAATAGGGCACACTTAGTGAGGAGCACTGATAGTGGAACAGGGGAAGGAAGCGACAAGAGTGgaggaaaagaaagaagCATCAAGAGTGAAAGAAGTGATAGTAGTGAAAGAAACGATAAGAGTGAAAGAAGTGATAGTAGTGAAAGAAATGATACGAGTGAAAGAAATGATATGAGTGAAAGAAATGATAAGAGTAAAAGAACTGATAGTAGTGAAAGAAATGATACGAGTGAAAGAAGTGATAGTAATGAAAGAAATGATAAGAGTGAAAGAAGTGATAGTAGTGAAAGAAATGATAAGAGTGAAAGAAGTGATAGTAGTGAAAAAAGTGATAGTAGTGAAAGAAATGATAAGGGTGAAAGAAATGATAAGGGTGAAGGAAGTGACAAGGGTGAAGGAAGTGACAAGGGTGAAGGAAGCGATAAGAGTGAAGGAAGCGATAAGAGTGAAGGAAGCGATAAGAGTGAAGGAAGCGATAAGAGTGAAGGAAGCGATAAGAGTGAAGGAAGCTATAAGAGTGAAGGAAGCGATAAGAGTGAAGGAAGCGATAAGAGTGAAGGAAGCGATAAGAGTGAACGTAGCAACAAAagtgaaataaattataagagCGGAAAAAACCGTAAGAGAGATAAAACGTGCGAGTTACGACATGAAAATAAGGAGTCAATAAATAGTACAGAACTTTTAAATAAGCTGAATGAGCTACAAACGTCTAACACAAAAGATGCTGATTTAAGCCATAAATTGGctctttatttaaaagatgTTTGTCTTAAATTAGGAGAAGAAAAAcaatatagtaatattttaatgaaggaaaaaaaaagattagaaagtaaaataaaattattatatgaaaataaaaaaaaatacaaaaaaaaattaaagaaattagAGATAAATTACAatgaggaaaagaaaaattctaaaatgtatcaaaattttaaagacaAGTTTAAGTCATTGGAACATATTAAAATGGACATACCAAAGGATGATGTTGAGATGTACAACAAGTTCACTGAAAATACGATGGAGCACCTATATGTAATACTTTTACATGCACGTACATATGCgtgcatacacatatattatatgtacattataaAGACACAAATTCCATGACTTTTTTCATATGCAATGTACTATctttagtaataaaaattacttcatttcctttttctttttcttagAACGTATTCTTTGATGTCTTTGGAGAAAATCATATTATAACGAAAATGTAATCAAAAGAAGAAAACATAGagatatatacaattatataactaATTTTACGTTTTTTTGTTCTGTTTTGTTCTTGTCTTTTCCCATCATTATAGGATAGAAAACTTAGCTGATGTGTacattaaaaaggaaaagaaaatagaaaTTCAAATGGTCGCACAGAATAAGGTAAAATGCGAGAAAATCTagggtacatatatatatatatatatatatatatgtaagaacgtatatgtatgtggGTGAAAGTGCATTTATGTAGACAAAATTAGAATAGCtaccaattttttatttacaacgTATGCAGGAATCGGATTTACTGAAAAATGTAGAAGAAATAgtcaagaaaaaaaacaaatatcaTAAAGAACTTCtgaagaaaaatgaaattatccTAAGGTAcctatgcatacatacacaagcgtatatatatatgtacatatgtacattgGTATATATTTGATGGTTACATGCGATATATTAGGTGAAAAAAAATCTTTCcactttttaatttctctgtgtgcatttttattttacctccccagcttaaataataatttagcGAAAATAACGAAAAGCGTTGCTGACATGAAAAGTAGcattattgaaaataaaaataaatcaaagaATTTGCTAATGGAGTTATCAAAGAAGAATGATTTAATAAAGGACCTGGAAATGCGAAACTGCCGAATGATggttacatatacataatcaTTCattgtgcatacatatatatatatatatatatatatatatatgtgtgagTGCGTGTTTGTTTATGTGTAGCTCTGTTTAgctagaaaaaataaaaattatgcattGTTAAGGATGTGAATTTTATTtgactgttttttttttttttttttatattagaatgaaaaagaaaatttgttTCAGAAGGAAAGAGAACAACTACTGgaattattaaatgataaaggtataaaatttgaaaacatttttatatacataattgcGCGCTTGAGTaagtgtgtgtatatatacacttttgAATGCAGTAATAGTTTACTTTTTCGTCTATTCAATcttgtatattttgttattctttttaaataattttttttttttttttttttcgtaagATGAAGATGCGAAAAGTATACAACGATATaaggaagaaataaaaggtctacaagaaaaattaaaaaattatttggatacaaatgtatatgaAATCCGTGACAAAAATTACGAGATAATGGTAGATAAGTTACATGATGAACAAATAAGAGTACATTCATTATTaacagaaaaagaaaaaattataaatgataaGAACATTAAAATTGAGAACTTAGAGTCCCAGTTGCAGTCTTGGGCTGATGAGGCAACCAATTGGGTTGTCGTGGCAGACAAACATACAAAACTTATAACGAaccataatatattaaaagtaatttaaaaaaaaaatgaaatgaaatgaaataaaataaaataaaataaaataaacaaaatgaaataaaataatcaaaacgaaataaaataaacaaaatgacATGAACTTTAATGTAGGAGTTACACCTCtttaattttagtttttGCCCTTTCATGtatcatacatacataaatacatatatatgtgtacatgcatggaaacacatatatatatgtacatgcatggaaacacatatatatatatacatgcacacaGACATGCGAATACCTATATAAAAATGCGCTTGTATATACCCCTAtaatttcccttttttgaagaaaaattacGAAGAACTAAAGTTCAAGTACATAATGGATATGAAGTATatacaaacaaataaaaatgagaagGTCAAAGAACTTATGAGAAAATTTtcctaattttatttcagtGAAAACGCATGCTGAACATATACCTACAAACAGAAGGCACTCCTCGAACGTGATAATTTTAcgtttcaaaaattaaaattaaaataaaaattttttgaataagaaaaaagaagtttATGAACTTTATTTCTgtgaattaatttttagttcaataatgaaaataaacatatataaaatttttgtatcttctatttttatcgttttctgcctttttttttttggggaGGTGAAATATACACGTTGTATAAATGTAGTTCACTTTAAAGGATAATTTTAgttacatgaaaaaaaaataataagagacatttttatttgctaCATTTCGAtgtgacaaaaaaaaaaaaaaaacggaCAGGCGCACTTTTATATGTTGTATTTCGATTTGGCAATTTCACAATTTCACAATTTCACAAATTTGCTTATTATTTCTCAAACATGATAAATTTtcagaaaaacaaaaaatttttttaaatattttagttcagcttaaaaaaaaaaatatctatatatatacataataatttaaaaaagaactGTAGTTTTTagtttataaaattacatcATTATTCCCCCAAAATAAATTTAGcatatgtaatttaaaatttttgaagtTAATTTTGCGCAATACTATGACAAAATTTTAGTGTTTGCTTATGGTGccatattatttgtaaattcgATTAACCGgagagggaaaaaaaatggaatattaaattaaacaaatcaaaataaagcataacaaaataatgcCAAACGAAGAAGCAAATTTATATACTCTCCTTTTTGCCTGAAAAAGTACGCATAATTAAAAGCATATGCAATAAGGTATAACATGAGTACATACATaggtattatttatataggtacattttttattatccttAATTCCATCCTTACTgtagaattatttttatttattttattttttttcatcgtTGACACGTTTCGCTTTTTACGCTGtacataaataacaaaatgcGTATtgcataaaattaattttatctttatttaacATAGAAAAAGTCATCGCAAATAAAGTTTTGGTAGCCCTGTCATACGCATACACGTATAATAATacgtatatttaaatgtttacAAATGCAtacttttatgtatatatatatatatatgtgcatatgtatggTGGTCttgcttatttttatatacatttattcttAATTGTTTTAAACGAACTACTGCAGATTTACATTTTACGTATTTACGAACAGTTCATTCATCCCCAAgcaattttatcattttttggTTAGCTAATTTATTGATATATCATTTCTTTagttttccattttttttttttccttgcGTAGTCAGGCAAatatttcagaaaaaaaagaaaaaatatccGCGTATCCAATACTACATTGCGcgttattatatacataaatgtaaatatatgtatacatatatataaatatacgcatatataaatatacatttatacacgtatacatataaacacgtatacatatatacatgtgtagcATTTTTCTACAATGGTTGACCAACTTGAAGTAGAAAACAACGTGGGGGAAGATAAACCTGTGAGTTTTGAAGAAGAAGTAGAAACGTTTTTAATTAACTTGCACGATTTTGTATATCACCGAAATGCTgatgcaataaaaaaattatttgacaCAGATTTTTATACCATATcagatatatatttcaagAACACTCGATGGCCTTCAATAAAATTGGTTGATAACTTTTACAAGCAGAAAAACAGGTTTCACAATTTAATTCATTCGCTCTATGAGGAATTATATTATCGTCACgtgtttataataaatgatgTAAATTTAGAAGATCGAAAGAATGCATGggataattataaatgtttattaaattttatctCGAGTATATGTACTGACATGTCAGGTGATACAAATGATAACGTGTTAGTTATGCCAAATGTGTggatatatgaatttttatctGAATACGTATATCAGTATCAGTCCATGTGTCATATAAAAGTGGATCTATTAAAAGAcgtagaaaataatatagaaggaataaattttttagtaCAAAATTGTGAAGTTTTTGAAAGCAGTATAGTGTTAGAGGTATTACACAGTTTATTGTTAAAAGGAGAATTTGCCACATTAccagaagaagaaaaaagtatttttgttaataatgtttttaatgTGAATAATGAAGAATTAACAAGTAAGTATCAGtttgcatatttttcttgctgtattttattaaaggTATATGTACTAATGGGTGATTATTATAGTGCTTTAAAGATTATTTCAAATATTGAATTAAATCATAAATCTTTATATTGGAAAGTTACATTATGTCATATTagtattttttacaatattgcattttgttatatgatgttaaaaagatataatgatagtattaaaattttatcacaaatattaatatatttatcaaaacaaaaaatacatttttcaaATCATCAGAGGTATCAGCAGAATGTTATACATAAACTAATTGATAAAATGTATTTGATAGTTATTATATGTCATTCCTTGTCAAGTTGTAGATTAGATGAAACCATACTTCagaatataaaagaaaattattcaaGCAAATTTTATGCCTTACAGTCAGCTAATGAACAAACATATGCTGATTTGTTTTATCGAGTAGCACCCAAATTTATTGACCCATTATCAAATATTAGTTTTCAATTATTAGCAAATTTTGAGAATGTTCAAAATCAAACTTATAATTCGGATCCAACTTTAAGACAactttgtatatttttaaaagatgttacctatcaaaaaaaaacttttcattttatttcttatgccaaattatatcataatattCAACTCACCAAACTAGCTGatttaatgaattataaaaaagaagatgaaGAAAATGTTTGTTCAGACATTATGTGTGTAAAAAATCATAGTAAACAATTGATATGGAAAGAAGGCCCTTTATATACTGGTGAAATGGTTACCTCCGTTTTTGGAAACGCTTTTGATTTTTATATTGACCtggatattttaaatatcaaAACGAGGACACagcaaaaaatattcattgattattttgttcatcaaataaatatgtgCAAAAATCTTTCGAATGTTTTGCAAGGAACTGGCACAGGTCATATTTACAAAACCAAATATGAAAACTTCAaacgaaaaaacaaaaacaaaaataggGACAAGCACAACAATCCACAAGTTTCGGTTAAGCAGTAACCCAAGGAGAGACCCGAACCACTAGACCGAAGATTGTCCcatgtatgtgcatacatttatgtgtatgtatgtgtgtatgtatgtgtgtatgtatgtgtgtatgtatgtgtgtatgtatgtatgtatgtaaatatatacatatataaggaCAAATTTACCATTCcccttaattttattatattcgttcatttattttatttattcatttattttattcatttattttattcatttattttattcatttattttattcatttattttatccatttattttatccatttattttatccatttattttatccatttattttatccatttattttatccatttattttatccatttattttatccatttaatttatttttcgcTCCCTGTAAAATGTAAATCGTGAATTGCCTTCACTGcagaaatgaaataaaacaatagcTTGAACATAAGCGAATTTGCACGAGTAGTAACTTTAGTACATAACTACCCATATACGTACATTTCTGTGTGCCAAAAAATTGTTCTCACCTATAGTCATGCTTGGAAGATAATGTGTTTACACATATAATTTACTAgaacatgttttttttttctttttctttttttttttttttgcatttaaaattttacgtgaa from Plasmodium malariae genome assembly, chromosome: 11 harbors:
- the EIF3L gene encoding eukaryotic translation initiation factor 3 subunit L, putative: MVDQLEVENNVGEDKPVSFEEEVETFLINLHDFVYHRNADAIKKLFDTDFYTISDIYFKNTRWPSIKLVDNFYKQKNRFHNLIHSLYEELYYRHVFIINDVNLEDRKNAWDNYKCLLNFISSICTDMSGDTNDNVLVMPNVWIYEFLSEYVYQYQSMCHIKVDLLKDVENNIEGINFLVQNCEVFESSIVLEVLHSLLLKGEFATLPEEEKSIFVNNVFNVNNEELTSKYQFAYFSCCILLKVYVLMGDYYSALKIISNIELNHKSLYWKVTLCHISIFYNIAFCYMMLKRYNDSIKILSQILIYLSKQKIHFSNHQRYQQNVIHKLIDKMYLIVIICHSLSSCRLDETILQNIKENYSSKFYALQSANEQTYADLFYRVAPKFIDPLSNISFQLLANFENVQNQTYNSDPTLRQLCIFLKDVTYQKKTFHFISYAKLYHNIQLTKLADLMNYKKEDEENVCSDIMCVKNHSKQLIWKEGPLYTGEMVTSVFGNAFDFYIDLDILNIKTRTQQKIFIDYFVHQINMCKNLSNVLQGTGTGHIYKTKYENFKRKNKNKNRDKHNNPQVSVKQ